One Coffea arabica cultivar ET-39 chromosome 5e, Coffea Arabica ET-39 HiFi, whole genome shotgun sequence DNA segment encodes these proteins:
- the LOC113743374 gene encoding uncharacterized oxidoreductase At1g06690, chloroplastic-like isoform X2 yields MALHFISSSACLFCGLSQRKALRVRTVASEDATAVKTVGEEDKVKLGGSDLKVTRLGIGAWSWGDTSYWNNFEWDDRKMKAAKGAFDASIDCGITFFDTAEVYGSRVTFGAVNSETLLGRFIKERKERNPQVEVAVATKFAALPWRFGRQSVLTALKDSLCRLGLSSVDLYQLHWPGIWGNEGYIDGLGDAVEQGLVKAVGVSNYTEKRLRDAYEQLKKRGIPLASNQVNYSLIYRAPEENGVKAACDELGVTLIAYSPIAQGALTGKYTPENPPSGPRGRIYTSEFLVKLQPLINRIQEIGEAYDKTPTQVVLNWLIAQENVVPIPGAKNAEQAKEFAGALGWRLGNEEIDELRSLASKIRPVLKLMKL; encoded by the exons ATGGCTCTGCATTTCATCAGTAGCAGTGCATGCTTGTTCTGTGGTCTGAGTCAGAGGAAAGCACTGAGAGTGAGAACCGTAGCTTCTGAGGATGCAACTGCTGTTAAAACTGTTGGTGAGGAAGATAAGGTGAAGTTGGGTGGTTCAGATTTGAAGGTTACTAGGCTTGGGATTGGGGCTTGGTCCTGGGGTGACACCAGCTACTGGAACAACTTTGAATGGGATG ACAGGAAGATGAAGGCTGCTAAGGGAGCTTTTGATGCGAGTATAGATTGTGGTATTACATTCTTTGACACTGCTGAAGTTTATGGCTCAAGG GTGACTTTTGGTGCAGTAAATTCTGAAACACTGCTAGGAAG GTTTatcaaggaaaggaaagaaaggaatcCACAGGTGGAAGTTGCAGTTGCGACCAAATTTGCAGCACTACCATGGAGGTTTGGTCGTCAAAGTGTCCTTACTGCTCTTAAAGATTCCCTCTGCCGTCTCGGACTGTCATCAGTTGACCTTTATCAGCTACATTG GCCTGGCATATGGGGAAATGAAG GATACATTGACGGCCTTGGAGATGCTGTGGAGCAAGGCCTTGTGAAGGCTGTTGGAGTATCTAATTATACTG AGAAACGACTTCGTGATGCATATGAGCAACTTAAAAAGAGAGGCATCCCACTGGCCTCCAACCAGGTCAATTACAGTCTCATATATAGGGCTCCAGAGGAAAATGGTGTAAAGGCAGCCTGTGATGAACTTGGTGTCACTCTCATTGCATATTCACCTATTGCTCAAG GTGCCCTAACAGGGAAGTATACCCCAGAAAACCCTCCTTCTGGCCCTCGAGGACGGATTTATACTTCTGAGTTCTTGGTCAAA CTGCAACCTCTGATAAACAGAATACAGGAGATAGGAGAGGCATATGATAAAACACCAACTCAG GTTGTCCTGAACTGGTTGATCGCCCAAGAGAATGTTGTTCCCATCCCAGGGGCTAAAAATGCAGAGCAAGCGAAGGAGTTCGCGGGTGCACTTGGTTGGAGGCTTGGCAACGAGGAGATCGATGAGCTCCGATCATTGGCGTCGAA
- the LOC113743374 gene encoding uncharacterized oxidoreductase At1g06690, chloroplastic-like isoform X3, whose product MALHFISSSACLFCGLSQRKALRVRTVASEDATAVKTVGEEDKVKLGGSDLKVTRLGIGAWSWGDTSYWNNFEWDDRKMKAAKGAFDASIDCGITFFDTAEVYGSRVTFGAVNSETLLGRFIKERKERNPQVEVAVATKFAALPWRFGRQSVLTALKDSLCRLGLSSVDLYQLHWPGIWGNEGYIDGLGDAVEQGLVKAVGVSNYTEKRLRDAYEQLKKRGIPLASNQVNYSLIYRAPEENGVKAACDELGVTLIAYSPIAQGALTGKYTPENPPSGPRGRIYTSEFLVKLQPLINRIQEIGEAYDKTPTQVVLNWLIAQENVVPIPGAKNAEQAKEFAGALGWRLGNEEIDELRSLASKIRPVMSRV is encoded by the exons ATGGCTCTGCATTTCATCAGTAGCAGTGCATGCTTGTTCTGTGGTCTGAGTCAGAGGAAAGCACTGAGAGTGAGAACCGTAGCTTCTGAGGATGCAACTGCTGTTAAAACTGTTGGTGAGGAAGATAAGGTGAAGTTGGGTGGTTCAGATTTGAAGGTTACTAGGCTTGGGATTGGGGCTTGGTCCTGGGGTGACACCAGCTACTGGAACAACTTTGAATGGGATG ACAGGAAGATGAAGGCTGCTAAGGGAGCTTTTGATGCGAGTATAGATTGTGGTATTACATTCTTTGACACTGCTGAAGTTTATGGCTCAAGG GTGACTTTTGGTGCAGTAAATTCTGAAACACTGCTAGGAAG GTTTatcaaggaaaggaaagaaaggaatcCACAGGTGGAAGTTGCAGTTGCGACCAAATTTGCAGCACTACCATGGAGGTTTGGTCGTCAAAGTGTCCTTACTGCTCTTAAAGATTCCCTCTGCCGTCTCGGACTGTCATCAGTTGACCTTTATCAGCTACATTG GCCTGGCATATGGGGAAATGAAG GATACATTGACGGCCTTGGAGATGCTGTGGAGCAAGGCCTTGTGAAGGCTGTTGGAGTATCTAATTATACTG AGAAACGACTTCGTGATGCATATGAGCAACTTAAAAAGAGAGGCATCCCACTGGCCTCCAACCAGGTCAATTACAGTCTCATATATAGGGCTCCAGAGGAAAATGGTGTAAAGGCAGCCTGTGATGAACTTGGTGTCACTCTCATTGCATATTCACCTATTGCTCAAG GTGCCCTAACAGGGAAGTATACCCCAGAAAACCCTCCTTCTGGCCCTCGAGGACGGATTTATACTTCTGAGTTCTTGGTCAAA CTGCAACCTCTGATAAACAGAATACAGGAGATAGGAGAGGCATATGATAAAACACCAACTCAG GTTGTCCTGAACTGGTTGATCGCCCAAGAGAATGTTGTTCCCATCCCAGGGGCTAAAAATGCAGAGCAAGCGAAGGAGTTCGCGGGTGCACTTGGTTGGAGGCTTGGCAACGAGGAGATCGATGAGCTCCGATCATTGGCGTCGAA
- the LOC113743374 gene encoding uncharacterized oxidoreductase At1g06690, chloroplastic-like isoform X4: MALHFISSSACLFCGLSQRKALRVRTVASEDATAVKTVGEEDKVKLGGSDLKVTRLGIGAWSWGDTSYWNNFEWDDRKMKAAKGAFDASIDCGITFFDTAEVYGSRVTFGAVNSETLLGRFIKERKERNPQVEVAVATKFAALPWRFGRQSVLTALKDSLCRLGLSSVDLYQLHWPGIWGNEGYIDGLGDAVEQGLVKAVGVSNYTEKRLRDAYEQLKKRGIPLASNQVNYSLIYRAPEENGVKAACDELGVTLIAYSPIAQGALTGKYTPENPPSGPRGRIYTSEFLVKVVLNWLIAQENVVPIPGAKNAEQAKEFAGALGWRLGNEEIDELRSLASKIRPVVSFPVEKL; encoded by the exons ATGGCTCTGCATTTCATCAGTAGCAGTGCATGCTTGTTCTGTGGTCTGAGTCAGAGGAAAGCACTGAGAGTGAGAACCGTAGCTTCTGAGGATGCAACTGCTGTTAAAACTGTTGGTGAGGAAGATAAGGTGAAGTTGGGTGGTTCAGATTTGAAGGTTACTAGGCTTGGGATTGGGGCTTGGTCCTGGGGTGACACCAGCTACTGGAACAACTTTGAATGGGATG ACAGGAAGATGAAGGCTGCTAAGGGAGCTTTTGATGCGAGTATAGATTGTGGTATTACATTCTTTGACACTGCTGAAGTTTATGGCTCAAGG GTGACTTTTGGTGCAGTAAATTCTGAAACACTGCTAGGAAG GTTTatcaaggaaaggaaagaaaggaatcCACAGGTGGAAGTTGCAGTTGCGACCAAATTTGCAGCACTACCATGGAGGTTTGGTCGTCAAAGTGTCCTTACTGCTCTTAAAGATTCCCTCTGCCGTCTCGGACTGTCATCAGTTGACCTTTATCAGCTACATTG GCCTGGCATATGGGGAAATGAAG GATACATTGACGGCCTTGGAGATGCTGTGGAGCAAGGCCTTGTGAAGGCTGTTGGAGTATCTAATTATACTG AGAAACGACTTCGTGATGCATATGAGCAACTTAAAAAGAGAGGCATCCCACTGGCCTCCAACCAGGTCAATTACAGTCTCATATATAGGGCTCCAGAGGAAAATGGTGTAAAGGCAGCCTGTGATGAACTTGGTGTCACTCTCATTGCATATTCACCTATTGCTCAAG GTGCCCTAACAGGGAAGTATACCCCAGAAAACCCTCCTTCTGGCCCTCGAGGACGGATTTATACTTCTGAGTTCTTGGTCAAA GTTGTCCTGAACTGGTTGATCGCCCAAGAGAATGTTGTTCCCATCCCAGGGGCTAAAAATGCAGAGCAAGCGAAGGAGTTCGCGGGTGCACTTGGTTGGAGGCTTGGCAACGAGGAGATCGATGAGCTCCGATCATTGGCGTCGAA
- the LOC113743374 gene encoding uncharacterized oxidoreductase At1g06690, chloroplastic-like isoform X1 — translation MALHFISSSACLFCGLSQRKALRVRTVASEDATAVKTVGEEDKVKLGGSDLKVTRLGIGAWSWGDTSYWNNFEWDDRKMKAAKGAFDASIDCGITFFDTAEVYGSRVTFGAVNSETLLGRFIKERKERNPQVEVAVATKFAALPWRFGRQSVLTALKDSLCRLGLSSVDLYQLHWPGIWGNEGYIDGLGDAVEQGLVKAVGVSNYTEKRLRDAYEQLKKRGIPLASNQVNYSLIYRAPEENGVKAACDELGVTLIAYSPIAQGALTGKYTPENPPSGPRGRIYTSEFLVKLQPLINRIQEIGEAYDKTPTQVVLNWLIAQENVVPIPGAKNAEQAKEFAGALGWRLGNEEIDELRSLASKIRPVVSFPVEKL, via the exons ATGGCTCTGCATTTCATCAGTAGCAGTGCATGCTTGTTCTGTGGTCTGAGTCAGAGGAAAGCACTGAGAGTGAGAACCGTAGCTTCTGAGGATGCAACTGCTGTTAAAACTGTTGGTGAGGAAGATAAGGTGAAGTTGGGTGGTTCAGATTTGAAGGTTACTAGGCTTGGGATTGGGGCTTGGTCCTGGGGTGACACCAGCTACTGGAACAACTTTGAATGGGATG ACAGGAAGATGAAGGCTGCTAAGGGAGCTTTTGATGCGAGTATAGATTGTGGTATTACATTCTTTGACACTGCTGAAGTTTATGGCTCAAGG GTGACTTTTGGTGCAGTAAATTCTGAAACACTGCTAGGAAG GTTTatcaaggaaaggaaagaaaggaatcCACAGGTGGAAGTTGCAGTTGCGACCAAATTTGCAGCACTACCATGGAGGTTTGGTCGTCAAAGTGTCCTTACTGCTCTTAAAGATTCCCTCTGCCGTCTCGGACTGTCATCAGTTGACCTTTATCAGCTACATTG GCCTGGCATATGGGGAAATGAAG GATACATTGACGGCCTTGGAGATGCTGTGGAGCAAGGCCTTGTGAAGGCTGTTGGAGTATCTAATTATACTG AGAAACGACTTCGTGATGCATATGAGCAACTTAAAAAGAGAGGCATCCCACTGGCCTCCAACCAGGTCAATTACAGTCTCATATATAGGGCTCCAGAGGAAAATGGTGTAAAGGCAGCCTGTGATGAACTTGGTGTCACTCTCATTGCATATTCACCTATTGCTCAAG GTGCCCTAACAGGGAAGTATACCCCAGAAAACCCTCCTTCTGGCCCTCGAGGACGGATTTATACTTCTGAGTTCTTGGTCAAA CTGCAACCTCTGATAAACAGAATACAGGAGATAGGAGAGGCATATGATAAAACACCAACTCAG GTTGTCCTGAACTGGTTGATCGCCCAAGAGAATGTTGTTCCCATCCCAGGGGCTAAAAATGCAGAGCAAGCGAAGGAGTTCGCGGGTGCACTTGGTTGGAGGCTTGGCAACGAGGAGATCGATGAGCTCCGATCATTGGCGTCGAA